The sequence ATTCATAAATTTGGAGGCTTTTAACGTTTCATAGCTCTTCAACGAGGACAAACGCTCCAGCGCATCCAAGTATCGCGCATTATGGCAGTCGGTCCCTACAAAACGCACCAATCTCCTCTCCAATAGTTTATCGGCCATGGCTTTGATCGGCTTGGAGTAATAGCCGGTAAATGAAAGGAGGTTCACTTGGAAATAGATGCCTTTTTCGATCAATGACTCCAGCATCTCAGGGTCCTGCTGAAGGTAAAGATACCGCTCAGGATGGGCCAAGATGGGCTTGTATCCTTTGGTCTCCAACGCAAAAAAGGTTTCCAGTAGCATATGGGGCTTGTTCATAAAGCCTGTTTCCACTAAGATATAGTTGTCACCAAAAGTGAGTAGGGGCTCATCATTTTGGAGCTTTTCCACGAAAATTTCATCCAA comes from Echinicola vietnamensis DSM 17526 and encodes:
- a CDS encoding tyrosine-protein phosphatase; protein product: MGLMDLFKSSKKAEPLSLEWMEVDMHSHLIPGIDDGAKTLKESVDLIKRLQAFGLRKLITTPHVMTEFYKNTPEIISEGLYKLQEALQKENVQMDIEAAAEYYLDEIFVEKLQNDEPLLTFGDNYILVETGFMNKPHMLLETFFALETKGYKPILAHPERYLYLQQDPEMLESLIEKGIYFQVNLLSFTGYYSKPIKAMADKLLERRLVRFVGTDCHNARYLDALERLSSLKSYETLKASKFMNSLL